A single Desulfitobacterium chlororespirans DSM 11544 DNA region contains:
- a CDS encoding DnaD domain-containing protein: MPRANVFGSFVQALFFSGTVGVPKYFLNHYSELEISHIEALLIIQIMGEIESNPYPSSQLLAQRMNLEVTRVEEMIAHLIARNYLSLEQQWDSAAGKSTLGYSFVGLIDELSERWAIEQVKRYEAEQSQQKERLGQQESLSSPNTTIGQIIKTFEQELGRPLTSIECEVIETWIASKFSEELILAAFKRGVLAGIRNFRYIDSILREWEKKGLRTLHEVEADDAYFQAKHEKSRGKKTPQQQPARKVSPGKYEDFYLS; encoded by the coding sequence GTGCCTAGAGCCAATGTTTTCGGGAGCTTTGTACAAGCTCTTTTCTTTTCTGGTACGGTAGGAGTACCGAAGTATTTTCTGAATCACTATTCTGAACTGGAGATCAGCCATATCGAGGCCTTATTGATTATTCAAATTATGGGAGAAATCGAGAGCAACCCCTATCCCTCTTCCCAGCTTTTAGCTCAGCGCATGAATCTTGAGGTGACCCGGGTGGAGGAGATGATAGCTCATTTAATAGCACGCAATTATCTTTCGCTTGAGCAACAGTGGGATTCTGCAGCGGGGAAATCTACCTTGGGCTATAGTTTTGTCGGTCTCATCGATGAATTATCAGAACGATGGGCCATTGAGCAAGTGAAGCGCTATGAAGCCGAACAAAGTCAGCAGAAAGAGCGTCTTGGCCAGCAGGAAAGCTTATCCTCTCCTAACACCACCATCGGCCAGATCATCAAAACCTTTGAGCAGGAATTAGGCCGCCCTCTGACTTCGATAGAATGCGAGGTCATCGAGACCTGGATTGCCTCTAAATTCTCTGAAGAACTCATTCTGGCCGCGTTTAAGCGCGGCGTCCTGGCGGGCATTCGCAACTTCCGCTATATTGACTCCATTTTGAGAGAGTGGGAAAAAAAGGGATTAAGAACTTTGCATGAGGTTGAGGCCGATGATGCCTATTTCCAAGCCAAGCATGAGAAATCCCGAGGGAAAAAGACTCCACAGCAACAGCCGGCTCGGAAAGTATCTCCGGGTAAATATGAGGATTTTTACCTTTCCTAG
- a CDS encoding ATP-binding protein has protein sequence MKSVKHIMQESYLDELKHKREQSESPHGTLAQDNYQVNAAHSELKPSVNCPLCEDRGIIFDGESARPCACMRQKRMENLFRHARMARGLLNCRFEAFRQEYYLSQANPQDRSYLEGALTALHASKEFVARCLDDYHGLGLILIGPVGAGKTFLAAAIANALMEQEHQVLFLVVPDLLDQLRATYKTDENELDLLDTAREIPILILDDLGAHNYTDWTRNRLYSIINYRLNQQLPTVITSNLSLEEMEEHLGARTTSRLIQSCRIFRMNVEQDIRLRQYQDREKERKK, from the coding sequence ATGAAATCCGTTAAACATATTATGCAAGAGAGTTATCTTGACGAACTTAAACATAAACGCGAACAATCTGAGTCGCCTCATGGAACCTTAGCCCAGGATAATTATCAAGTGAATGCAGCTCATAGCGAGCTCAAGCCGTCTGTAAACTGCCCCCTCTGTGAAGACCGGGGGATAATTTTCGATGGGGAATCGGCGCGACCCTGTGCCTGTATGCGGCAAAAACGGATGGAGAATCTGTTCCGCCACGCGCGCATGGCCCGTGGATTGCTTAATTGCCGTTTTGAGGCCTTCAGACAGGAGTATTATCTGAGCCAAGCCAATCCCCAGGACCGGAGTTATCTGGAGGGAGCCTTAACGGCCTTGCATGCTTCAAAGGAGTTTGTGGCCCGTTGCCTTGATGATTATCATGGCTTAGGTTTGATCCTGATCGGGCCGGTGGGAGCAGGGAAAACCTTTCTGGCGGCAGCCATTGCCAATGCCTTAATGGAACAGGAGCATCAAGTCCTTTTCCTGGTTGTTCCGGACCTTTTGGACCAACTGCGCGCCACCTATAAAACCGATGAGAATGAATTGGATCTTTTGGATACGGCTCGGGAAATTCCTATTCTCATTTTGGATGATCTGGGGGCCCATAATTACACCGACTGGACTCGCAATCGTCTTTATTCCATTATCAATTATCGTTTAAACCAGCAGCTGCCGACGGTGATCACCTCCAATTTGTCTTTAGAGGAGATGGAAGAGCATTTGGGGGCGCGAACCACCTCGCGGCTCATTCAATCCTGCCGGATCTTCAGAATGAATGTTGAACAGGATATTCGGCTGCGCCAATATCAGGACAGAGAAAAAGAACGAAAAAAATAA
- a CDS encoding HD domain-containing protein codes for MEQRKELVHIINQSGAHSAWGLKHCNRVYLLAKELSQHLDLDDDILFFSAMLHDTGRYPAYALANVDHSLRSKGVAANILQRMAFPSDKLPIVLEAIESHMYYSEPGRSDEAVYLRDSDILDNLGNIGITRLFSLIGQDELIRTPEDALERARTFAEALPNKVYTKTGKRLAVKRREEILRFLSGIRKQTAEFVNL; via the coding sequence ATGGAGCAAAGAAAAGAACTTGTTCATATCATTAATCAATCCGGTGCTCACTCCGCCTGGGGTTTAAAGCACTGCAACCGGGTCTACCTTCTGGCCAAAGAACTATCCCAGCATTTAGATCTTGATGATGACATCCTCTTTTTTTCAGCCATGCTTCATGATACGGGAAGATATCCCGCCTATGCCTTAGCCAATGTGGACCATTCTCTTCGTTCCAAAGGGGTTGCCGCCAATATACTGCAGCGAATGGCCTTTCCCAGCGATAAACTGCCCATCGTCCTGGAAGCTATCGAATCTCACATGTACTATTCCGAGCCGGGCCGCAGCGATGAAGCCGTTTATCTAAGAGATTCGGATATTCTGGATAACCTGGGCAATATCGGGATCACCCGACTATTCAGTTTGATCGGCCAGGATGAGTTGATCCGTACACCTGAAGATGCCTTGGAGCGGGCCAGAACCTTTGCCGAAGCCTTACCTAATAAGGTCTATACGAAAACGGGGAAACGACTGGCAGTAAAACGCCGAGAGGAGATCTTAAGATTCCTCTCCGGCATCAGGAAACAAACTGCTGAATTTGTGAATTTATAG